The genome window CGGCAGTTCAACAACCTGGAAGCCTGCGGACCTGCATTGTGTGGCGGCGATTTTCCCGGCGTCACCGGCGTCGGGACAGGCATATGGTTCCGCCTTGTGCCGATCCTTGAATATCCGGCAGACCGCCTCGATGTTCCAACAGGTGAAGGCCACAGCCACCGGCTGGCCGGTTATCAGGTGAAGGCTTGCGGCTGTTGCGTATCCCTCCGCCACGTATACAGGCTTCCCCTCTGATACGGTCCCGATAAGGTGGCAGGCTCCCTTCTTTTGCTTCAGGTGTTTTTTGTCCTGCCCCTGCGTCGCCGGAATGCGTTCCAGACCCACCAATTCACCGGAGGCATTGTAGGCCGGTACGAGAAGAACTTGGTCAGCCATGTTCCTGTCAAAGCAGGTCCGGCAGCTGTGAGGAGGAACCTGCTTCCTCTGCAGATAGGGGAAGTCAGCCGGTGCGGGAGCGGCACTGTTCCATACGTCTTGGATATAGCCCCGGTTCTTTTCTGCCTGTGTCGTCTCATCGTCTCTGCGAGAGGGAAGGGATTTTCCATCCTGGCGGGAAGGCTCCTCAATTCCCAACGCCTGGCAGAATTCCGAGAGGAGCATCTTTTCACCGGACGCCCGGTCAAGACAGGTCCGCTTCACCAGGTCGATTGAAAAGGATGGATGCCGGTCCTCACGAAATGGGGAGCTGATAAGCCAGTTCGTCTTTTCGTGATCCTCCCATCTCCCACGATACGGGAGCTGCTGCGCCCAGGTGCGCATATCATCCATGTACGCCATCACTCCCGACCCCCTTCATCAGAGAGAAGCAGGTAAGTGCTGCAGCCTTGGTCATTCCTCAAGG of Deltaproteobacteria bacterium contains these proteins:
- a CDS encoding AAA family ATPase, producing MAYMDDMRTWAQQLPYRGRWEDHEKTNWLISSPFREDRHPSFSIDLVKRTCLDRASGEKMLLSEFCQALGIEEPSRQDGKSLPSRRDDETTQAEKNRGYIQDVWNSAAPAPADFPYLQRKQVPPHSCRTCFDRNMADQVLLVPAYNASGELVGLERIPATQGQDKKHLKQKKGACHLIGTVSEGKPVYVAEGYATAASLHLITGQPVAVAFTCWNIEAVCRIFKDRHKAEPYACPDAGDAGKIAATQCRSAGFQVVELPPESRNGLDWNDVHVEQGIETARALFRDRWAVAQAESVWLSREEEKISILDLVEAPSPGSAQRPEKIWHFPRKHLNLVAADPGMGKSILMTKVASDLSIGAPVLGMIAEPVRKTLYLNGECGKDYFNWRFKASGWKYLDDNFQVVHQEVLSDKGVDLDLDTPQGRKNLENLLHSNTPDLLIIDSLPAFSDEDLNDGKAQNEICKHLKTLATKYNLAVVLITHLRKRRLQDQGTEPTLSEIQGSNAGAKLCNVALVIYE